The Nocardia higoensis genome has a segment encoding these proteins:
- the eccB gene encoding type VII secretion protein EccB: MPSKPTTRWQVSGYRFLVRRMEHALVRRDVRMLHDPMRSQSRAYAVGLVLGVVVLAGCGILALFRPQDKIGDNTLLIGKESGGVYVVIDNVVHPALNIASARLASGESGKAAIIKESELTKKPRGQLIGIPGAPAALHYDADGSGRTWTVCDVLAVDGSNDLTTSVIAGDLELGDKASTMGSDRALLVTAQDKDYLVYDNTRARVDMNDRKVTDALGITGMTPRPVGEGLLNAIPEVLPIIPPKINDPGASVSYQIGSHRVGDVVQVATEPDKNYVVLTDGLQEISPLTADIIRNTYRSSGTDSTIDQADRVAVDLVNTLAVATYPQRQMDIVELKDEPISCLSWKPNPVAAEHNEGGKQAELSVVTGVALPIPDSGKLVPLAQSDGNGPNADSTYIPPGTGAFVQSTGIEPDSTRKDSMFYVADTGVRYGIKNADAQKALGLDIESGVKPEPAPWPIVGLLANGPTLGREEAMVAHDGIAPDASPAENPVGKTN; this comes from the coding sequence ATGCCTTCAAAGCCCACCACGCGCTGGCAGGTGAGCGGCTATCGATTCCTGGTGCGCAGGATGGAACACGCGCTGGTGCGCCGCGATGTGCGAATGCTGCACGACCCGATGCGGTCCCAGTCGCGTGCCTACGCCGTCGGCCTGGTGCTCGGCGTCGTGGTACTGGCGGGATGCGGCATTCTCGCGCTGTTCCGCCCGCAGGACAAGATCGGCGACAACACCCTGCTCATCGGCAAGGAGAGCGGTGGTGTCTATGTCGTCATCGACAATGTGGTCCATCCCGCGCTGAACATCGCCTCGGCTCGGCTGGCCTCCGGTGAGAGCGGAAAAGCCGCGATCATCAAGGAATCCGAGCTCACCAAGAAGCCGCGCGGACAGCTGATCGGCATTCCCGGCGCGCCCGCCGCGCTGCACTACGACGCCGACGGTTCGGGCCGCACCTGGACGGTCTGCGACGTGCTCGCCGTCGACGGCAGCAACGATCTGACGACCTCGGTCATCGCCGGTGACCTCGAACTCGGCGACAAGGCCTCGACGATGGGTTCGGACCGAGCGCTGCTGGTGACCGCGCAGGACAAGGACTATCTCGTCTACGACAACACCCGCGCCCGCGTCGACATGAACGATCGCAAGGTCACCGACGCCCTCGGCATCACCGGAATGACGCCGCGCCCCGTCGGTGAGGGCCTGCTCAACGCGATTCCCGAAGTGCTGCCCATCATTCCGCCCAAGATCAACGATCCCGGCGCGAGCGTGAGCTACCAGATCGGCAGCCACCGTGTCGGTGACGTGGTGCAGGTGGCGACCGAGCCGGACAAGAACTACGTCGTGCTCACCGACGGCCTGCAGGAGATCTCCCCGCTGACCGCCGACATCATTCGCAACACCTACCGGTCCTCGGGCACCGACTCCACGATCGACCAGGCCGACCGGGTCGCGGTGGACCTGGTGAACACCCTGGCGGTCGCCACCTATCCGCAGCGGCAGATGGACATCGTCGAGTTGAAGGACGAGCCGATCAGCTGTCTGTCGTGGAAGCCGAATCCGGTCGCCGCCGAGCACAACGAGGGCGGCAAACAGGCCGAATTGTCAGTGGTCACCGGTGTCGCGCTGCCGATTCCCGACAGCGGCAAGCTGGTCCCGCTCGCGCAGTCCGACGGCAACGGGCCCAATGCCGACTCGACCTATATTCCGCCGGGCACCGGCGCGTTCGTGCAGTCCACCGGCATCGAACCGGACAGCACTCGGAAGGATTCGATGTTCTACGTCGCCGACACGGGCGTGCGATACGGCATCAAGAACGCCGACGCCCAGAAGGCGCTGGGATTGGACATCGAGTCCGGGGTGAAGCCGGAACCGGCACCCTGGCCGATCGTGGGACTGCTCGCCAACGGTCCGACACTGGGACGCGAAGAGGCGATGGTGGCACACGACGGCATCGCGCCGGACGCCTCGCC